In Streptomyces chartreusis, the following proteins share a genomic window:
- a CDS encoding phosphatase PAP2 family protein: MGHLDDMDHRSLAGVDRRILSAVHAHGRDPRVAGAARALSRAGEHGALWLAAGLAGAVVDGRRRGAWMRGTALTAGAHLVSMGVKRVVRRPRPALVEPRVRTLGRHSFPSSHAASATAAAVAFGAPGAYAIVPLATAMCLSRLVVGVHYPSDVAAGAALGALTARVGASWMRRAGGHGHA; the protein is encoded by the coding sequence ATGGGCCACCTCGACGACATGGACCACCGAAGCCTCGCGGGAGTGGACCGGCGAATCCTTTCGGCGGTCCACGCCCACGGCCGTGACCCACGTGTCGCGGGTGCCGCGCGTGCCCTTTCCAGGGCGGGCGAGCACGGTGCGCTGTGGCTGGCGGCGGGCCTCGCCGGGGCCGTGGTGGACGGGCGCCGACGCGGCGCCTGGATGCGCGGCACGGCGCTCACGGCAGGAGCGCACCTCGTCAGCATGGGGGTGAAAAGGGTGGTGCGCCGCCCGCGCCCGGCGCTTGTCGAACCCCGGGTCCGCACCCTCGGCCGGCACTCCTTCCCCAGCTCCCACGCGGCCTCCGCCACCGCCGCGGCCGTCGCCTTCGGCGCGCCCGGCGCGTACGCGATCGTGCCGCTGGCCACCGCGATGTGTCTGTCACGCCTGGTCGTCGGCGTGCACTACCCCTCGGACGTGGCGGCCGGCGCGGCGCTGGGAGCACTCACCGCGCGCGTGGGGGCGAGTTGGATGCGGAGAGCGGGCGGGCACGGCCATGCCTGA